A single region of the Gemella sp. zg-570 genome encodes:
- a CDS encoding proline--tRNA ligase: MKQTKTFIPTTREIPASAEAISHKLLIKAGMVKQVSAGVYTYLPLANNVVEKIKKIIREEHEAIDAAEIVMPLLQAQEYWQRSGRWNKMGDELMRITDRKGAGYAMQATSEEIVCQTVENMLTSYKQLPLTLYQIQTKFRDEVRPRLGLLRCKEFIMKDSYSFHDSSESLREGYIDHFNAYCKIYDRMDLKYRAVQADSGNIGGSYTHEFQALADVGEDTIAYTDESDYAANIETAKVVEENYTMPVYEKKERSLLETPAQETIDEIASYCGVEVNRAMKALALKADGELYLVLMRGNDQLNDLKFKKVTGTSEVEMASPEEIESMGSVVGYMGPFGIKNCRVIADIAVKYMYNHSCGANKKGFHYINVNPGDYEVDGFYDLRMIEEGDLAEDLSGKVKFAKGIEIGQVFELGQGYSKSMGINYLDAKGKAQPFYMGCYGIGVSRLLSAVIEQHNDEYGIIWPKEVAPYQVHLLCLDMKKEEQVKLSEKIYKELNNAKIEVLFDDRNERAGVKFNDADLIGIPLQIIVGKKAQENIVEIKERKTGEKVEYSTDKILEIIKEFYA; this comes from the coding sequence ATGAAACAAACGAAAACATTCATTCCAACTACAAGAGAAATACCAGCTAGTGCAGAAGCAATAAGTCATAAATTGTTAATTAAAGCAGGTATGGTTAAGCAGGTCTCAGCTGGCGTTTATACTTATCTGCCCTTAGCTAACAATGTTGTTGAAAAAATTAAAAAAATTATTCGTGAAGAACATGAAGCTATCGACGCAGCAGAAATTGTAATGCCCTTATTACAGGCACAAGAATATTGGCAAAGGTCAGGTCGCTGGAATAAAATGGGCGATGAACTTATGCGTATTACAGATAGAAAAGGTGCAGGCTATGCCATGCAGGCTACTTCTGAAGAAATAGTTTGTCAGACGGTAGAGAATATGCTAACGTCATATAAACAACTACCCCTAACACTTTACCAAATTCAAACAAAATTCCGTGACGAAGTTCGCCCTCGGTTAGGACTATTACGTTGTAAAGAATTTATTATGAAAGATTCATATTCATTTCACGACTCTTCAGAGTCATTGCGTGAAGGTTATATAGATCACTTCAATGCATATTGTAAAATTTATGATAGAATGGATTTAAAATATCGTGCAGTTCAGGCAGATTCAGGTAATATTGGTGGTTCTTACACTCACGAATTTCAAGCCTTGGCTGATGTAGGAGAAGATACAATAGCCTACACTGATGAATCAGATTATGCAGCAAATATCGAAACTGCAAAAGTTGTAGAAGAAAATTACACAATGCCAGTTTATGAGAAAAAAGAACGTTCACTTTTAGAAACTCCAGCCCAAGAAACTATTGATGAAATTGCATCCTATTGTGGTGTAGAAGTTAATCGTGCAATGAAAGCTTTAGCCCTAAAAGCTGACGGAGAACTTTACCTAGTTTTAATGCGAGGTAATGACCAATTAAATGATTTGAAATTTAAAAAAGTAACTGGAACAAGTGAAGTTGAAATGGCAAGCCCAGAAGAAATAGAATCAATGGGGTCAGTAGTGGGATACATGGGACCATTCGGTATTAAAAACTGTAGAGTGATTGCCGACATTGCAGTTAAATATATGTACAATCATAGTTGTGGTGCCAACAAAAAAGGATTCCACTACATCAACGTAAATCCAGGAGATTATGAAGTAGATGGATTTTATGATTTGCGTATGATAGAAGAAGGAGATTTAGCAGAAGACTTATCAGGTAAAGTGAAATTTGCTAAGGGTATAGAGATTGGTCAAGTCTTTGAACTTGGACAAGGATATTCTAAATCAATGGGTATTAACTATTTAGATGCCAAGGGTAAAGCACAACCATTCTATATGGGCTGCTACGGAATAGGAGTATCACGTCTGCTATCTGCAGTCATAGAACAACACAATGACGAGTACGGTATAATTTGGCCAAAAGAAGTAGCACCATATCAAGTTCATTTACTTTGCTTAGACATGAAAAAAGAAGAACAAGTGAAACTATCAGAAAAAATTTATAAAGAACTGAACAATGCAAAAATAGAAGTTTTATTCGATGATAGAAATGAACGTGCTGGAGTGAAATTTAATGACGCCGACCTAATAGGGATACCACTACAAATTATTGTAGGTAAAAAAGCTCAAGAAAATATAGTTGAAATCAAAGAAAGAAAAACGGGCGAAAAAGTCGAGTATTCAACAGATAAAATATTAGAAATCATTAAAGAATTTTACGCATAA
- a CDS encoding PolC-type DNA polymerase III, translating to MTNKHFSLLLKTLDLNHLLEKEDFASIILENIFKDKKNKIWTFNFEVKSLPNVNDFIIFIKKFRESFFEDYSVTYNFKIKGFISDEKILEYWPFVVAEKFVDLQNEKIVELILSNTAKIENKELIIKVLTPIIWNNYIESNEVEFLKIYKKLGIDLISIKANFKLEKIITKKEEEINNELARLEKIDLENEKKQEVKEEVAKINVAKFGKAISDEEIQEIKDIIGYKGSANIFGQIFEIEKIEFRKGGGQYRIKLTDYTESIIMRIFFNADNAKFKTSTRKNALIELISTLKEGQWIKLEGNVSYDNYLNDTVIEPRAIELATKEEKMDTHEGKKRIELNLHTKMSSLDGVDFAGDYIKRALTWGHAAIAFTDTYGVQAYPEICLSTKGKDIKAIYGLNAFIIDDGIRATTNKKDILLKDATYVVFDVETTGLSAERDKLIEIAAVKVRDGKEIDSFESYINPRRNISEFITRLTSISNEDVKDAPFEEEVMTNFYKWLDDDDILVAHNAKFDLGMIGKSFERLGIMKDLHYASIDTLFISRAVNKETSRHGLSPLAKFYKVKLLQHHRAIYDTRTTSGIFVKMLNQLDELGIKKHSQIDTIIDLETAHKRSRAFPCSILVKNSQGLKDLFRLVSYSSTQFLSSGKPTIPRSLLEKYRQNLLIGSGNSANEVFEELLNSRQDKIIETLKFYDYIEVQPLHHYERFINEERLADKEELKNEIKRLINLAKQQGKIVVATGDVYYLDSYQQVYRQILRLTVKNNPAARDIMPVSNLLTTDEMLAEFSFLNDKKLIEDIVINNTHKINNMIDVVVPLKDKLYTPKIEGAEDEVRNMSYEKARKIYGGKLPEIVEKRLEKELNSIINNGFSVVYLISSKLVKKSLSDGYLVGSRGSVGSSLVATMMDITEVNPLVPHYVCPKCQHSEFFLKGEYASGFDLPNKNCPHCQTKMKKDGQDIPFETFLGFKGDKVPDIDLNFSGEYQPTAHNFTKEIFGEDYVYRAGTISTVAKKTAYSFTREYFEKNDIEKRDVDLERIATGCEGVKRTTGQHPGGILVVPNDMEIFDFTPYQYPADDANSAWLTTHFDFHSIHDNILKFDILGHDDPTMIRKLQDLSGITPTEIDVSDKEVMKIFSSPDVLGVTSKDLGCATGTLGIPEFGTGFVIQMLQDTKPTTYSELVQISGLSHGTDVWLGNAHELIKKEICTLKEVIGCRDDIMVYLIYAGLEESLAFTIMESVRKGRGLKEEWEEAMRANNVPEWYINSCKKIKYMFPKAHAAAYVLMALRIAWFKVYHPIIYYCAYFSVRANDYDIKTVVKGKEFLAKRIKEIKETDKSQVSGKDLDSLVSYELAYEMLQRGYKFAGINLEKSQSFDYVIEGDTLIPPFSIVPSLGKSVALRIVQAREEKAFLSVEDFSKRGGVSTTIMEYLKDLGTFKGLPEKAQLSFFDELF from the coding sequence ATGACTAATAAACATTTTTCTTTATTACTAAAAACCTTAGACCTTAATCATCTTTTAGAAAAAGAAGATTTTGCAAGTATAATTCTTGAAAATATTTTTAAAGACAAGAAAAATAAAATATGGACTTTTAATTTTGAAGTTAAGAGCTTACCAAACGTAAATGACTTTATAATTTTTATAAAAAAATTTAGAGAAAGTTTTTTTGAAGATTATTCAGTAACCTATAATTTTAAAATTAAAGGGTTTATTTCAGATGAAAAAATTTTAGAATACTGGCCATTTGTTGTCGCAGAAAAATTTGTTGATTTGCAAAATGAAAAAATAGTAGAATTAATTTTATCTAACACTGCAAAAATAGAAAATAAGGAATTAATTATCAAGGTTTTAACTCCGATAATTTGGAATAATTATATAGAAAGTAATGAAGTAGAATTTTTAAAAATCTATAAAAAATTAGGAATAGACCTTATATCTATAAAAGCAAATTTCAAACTGGAAAAAATTATTACTAAAAAAGAAGAAGAAATAAATAATGAACTGGCTAGATTAGAAAAAATAGACCTAGAAAATGAAAAAAAACAAGAAGTTAAAGAAGAAGTCGCTAAAATTAATGTAGCAAAATTTGGTAAAGCTATTTCAGATGAAGAAATACAAGAAATAAAAGATATTATAGGATATAAGGGGTCAGCAAATATTTTTGGTCAAATTTTTGAAATAGAAAAAATAGAATTTAGAAAGGGTGGCGGACAATATCGTATTAAATTGACAGACTATACAGAATCGATAATTATGCGTATTTTTTTCAATGCTGATAATGCAAAATTTAAGACGAGTACAAGAAAAAATGCTCTTATAGAGCTTATTTCCACTTTGAAAGAGGGGCAATGGATAAAATTAGAAGGTAATGTATCTTACGATAATTATTTGAATGATACGGTAATAGAACCTCGAGCTATTGAACTGGCAACTAAAGAAGAAAAAATGGATACTCATGAAGGGAAAAAACGTATCGAATTAAATCTTCATACGAAAATGTCCTCACTAGATGGAGTAGATTTTGCTGGTGATTATATTAAAAGAGCTTTGACTTGGGGGCATGCTGCCATAGCCTTTACCGACACTTACGGAGTTCAGGCTTATCCAGAAATTTGTTTATCAACTAAGGGCAAAGATATAAAAGCTATTTACGGTCTGAATGCCTTTATTATAGATGACGGTATCCGAGCAACAACAAACAAAAAAGATATTCTATTAAAGGATGCAACCTATGTAGTGTTTGACGTTGAAACGACTGGGCTATCTGCTGAACGTGATAAGTTAATAGAAATAGCGGCAGTTAAGGTCAGGGACGGAAAAGAAATTGATAGTTTTGAATCTTATATTAATCCACGCAGAAATATTTCAGAATTTATAACAAGACTAACAAGCATAAGTAATGAAGATGTCAAAGACGCACCTTTTGAAGAAGAGGTAATGACAAATTTTTATAAGTGGTTAGATGATGATGATATTTTAGTTGCTCACAATGCTAAATTTGATTTGGGAATGATAGGGAAATCTTTTGAACGACTGGGTATAATGAAAGATTTACATTATGCAAGTATAGATACCCTATTTATTTCTCGTGCAGTCAATAAAGAAACAAGTCGTCATGGACTTAGCCCTTTGGCAAAATTTTATAAAGTAAAATTGCTTCAACACCACAGAGCCATTTATGACACAAGAACAACATCAGGAATATTTGTTAAAATGTTAAATCAATTAGATGAACTTGGCATAAAAAAACATAGCCAGATAGATACTATTATTGATTTGGAAACTGCCCATAAAAGATCTCGTGCTTTTCCTTGTTCTATCTTAGTAAAAAATTCTCAAGGGCTAAAAGATTTATTTAGATTGGTGTCTTATAGTTCAACACAATTTTTATCTTCAGGGAAACCAACTATTCCCCGTAGTTTACTTGAAAAATATCGCCAAAATCTTTTAATTGGAAGTGGCAATTCTGCCAATGAAGTTTTTGAAGAATTATTAAATTCACGCCAGGATAAAATTATAGAAACCCTTAAATTTTATGATTATATAGAAGTTCAACCCCTGCATCATTACGAAAGATTTATAAATGAAGAACGTTTGGCTGATAAAGAAGAATTAAAAAATGAGATAAAAAGACTAATAAATTTAGCTAAACAGCAAGGCAAAATTGTAGTTGCCACAGGCGATGTTTATTATCTTGATAGTTATCAACAAGTTTATCGCCAAATTCTAAGACTTACGGTTAAAAATAATCCTGCCGCAAGAGATATTATGCCAGTTTCTAATCTATTAACAACTGATGAAATGTTGGCTGAATTTTCATTTTTAAATGATAAAAAATTAATTGAGGATATTGTAATAAATAATACCCATAAAATTAATAATATGATTGATGTAGTTGTTCCCTTAAAAGATAAGTTATACACTCCAAAAATTGAGGGTGCAGAAGATGAAGTAAGAAATATGAGTTATGAAAAAGCTCGAAAAATATATGGGGGCAAGTTGCCAGAAATAGTAGAAAAAAGATTAGAAAAAGAATTAAATTCTATAATTAATAATGGATTTTCAGTTGTATATTTAATTTCTAGTAAATTAGTAAAAAAATCTTTATCCGATGGCTACTTAGTAGGTTCTAGGGGTTCTGTTGGTTCTTCTTTGGTCGCTACCATGATGGATATTACAGAAGTAAATCCCTTAGTACCTCACTATGTTTGCCCTAAATGCCAGCACAGCGAATTTTTCTTAAAGGGTGAATACGCATCTGGTTTTGACTTGCCGAATAAAAATTGTCCTCACTGTCAAACTAAGATGAAAAAAGATGGACAAGATATCCCCTTTGAAACTTTTTTAGGATTTAAAGGAGATAAGGTACCCGATATTGATTTGAATTTTTCAGGAGAGTATCAACCGACGGCACATAATTTTACAAAAGAAATTTTTGGAGAAGATTATGTTTATCGAGCAGGAACCATATCAACAGTTGCAAAAAAAACAGCCTATTCATTTACAAGAGAATATTTTGAGAAAAATGATATAGAAAAACGCGATGTCGATTTAGAAAGAATAGCTACTGGTTGTGAAGGAGTTAAGCGAACTACAGGGCAACATCCAGGAGGAATTTTGGTTGTGCCAAATGATATGGAAATTTTTGATTTTACTCCATATCAATATCCAGCAGATGATGCAAACAGTGCTTGGCTTACGACACATTTTGATTTTCACTCTATTCATGACAACATATTAAAATTTGATATTTTAGGTCATGATGACCCGACCATGATTAGAAAATTACAAGACCTATCAGGAATTACTCCTACTGAAATTGATGTTTCTGATAAAGAAGTTATGAAGATTTTTTCTTCTCCTGATGTTTTAGGTGTTACAAGTAAAGATTTAGGTTGTGCAACAGGAACTTTAGGTATTCCAGAATTTGGAACAGGTTTTGTAATTCAAATGCTTCAAGATACCAAACCAACAACTTATTCAGAATTGGTACAAATTTCAGGGTTATCGCATGGTACAGATGTTTGGTTGGGGAATGCCCACGAACTTATAAAAAAAGAAATTTGTACTTTAAAAGAAGTTATAGGTTGTCGGGATGACATTATGGTTTACTTAATTTATGCAGGATTAGAAGAAAGTTTAGCATTTACAATTATGGAAAGTGTTCGTAAGGGCAGAGGTCTAAAAGAAGAATGGGAAGAAGCTATGCGTGCCAATAATGTTCCTGAATGGTATATAAATTCTTGCAAAAAAATTAAATACATGTTCCCTAAGGCTCACGCCGCAGCCTATGTACTAATGGCACTTAGAATTGCCTGGTTTAAAGTCTACCACCCAATAATTTATTACTGTGCATATTTCTCAGTAAGAGCAAATGATTATGACATAAAAACAGTAGTTAAGGGTAAAGAATTTTTAGCTAAAAGAATAAAAGAAATAAAAGAAACAGATAAAAGTCAAGTTTCTGGTAAAGATTTGGATTCTTTAGTAAGTTATGAACTAGCTTATGAAATGTTGCAACGTGGTTATAAATTTGCAGGAATAAATTTAGAAAAATCTCAAAGTTTTGACTATGTAATAGAAGGTGATACACTGATACCTCCATTTTCAATAGTTCCTTCACTCGGTAAAAGTGTCGCCCTAAGAATTGTTCAAGCTAGAGAAGAAAAAGCCTTTTTATCCGTGGAAGATTTTTCTAAAAGGGGCGGAGTTTCTACAACTATAATGGAATATTTAAAAGACTTAGGAACTTTTAAAGGACTACCAGAAAAAGCACAATTATCATTCTTCGATGAATTATTTTAA
- the pgeF gene encoding peptidoglycan editing factor PgeF, which translates to MREEKYLYLYEDERVKFAFTKREVDGKNIEDIKKVLSKYSFNVDKLSYAKQVHGSKVELVNSNIINFSTECDALITDKVNTPLLIFTADCLPLIFYDKTKKVVALAHAGWRGTYDKIASQVVSKMKNIYTSSEKDIQVFLAPHISINNYQVSLELIEKFSKFNIKNYYKRIENSYFLDLETINKYFLIKAGILEKNISSSGFCTVADNDKFLSYRKDKGTEKRIATVIELKK; encoded by the coding sequence ATGAGAGAAGAAAAATATTTGTATTTGTATGAAGATGAGAGGGTAAAATTTGCTTTTACAAAAAGAGAAGTTGACGGAAAAAATATTGAAGATATAAAAAAAGTTTTGAGTAAGTATAGTTTTAATGTTGATAAATTATCTTATGCTAAACAGGTTCATGGTTCTAAAGTAGAGTTGGTAAATTCAAATATTATTAATTTTTCAACAGAGTGCGATGCCCTAATAACTGACAAAGTAAATACCCCTTTACTAATTTTCACAGCAGATTGCCTGCCACTTATATTTTATGACAAAACAAAAAAAGTTGTTGCCCTAGCCCATGCAGGTTGGAGGGGAACTTATGACAAAATAGCTTCTCAAGTAGTTAGCAAAATGAAAAATATTTACACATCTTCTGAAAAAGATATTCAAGTCTTTCTTGCCCCACATATCAGTATTAATAATTATCAAGTATCACTTGAACTTATAGAAAAATTTTCTAAATTTAATATCAAGAACTACTATAAAAGAATAGAAAATTCTTATTTTTTAGATTTAGAAACTATTAATAAATATTTTTTAATTAAAGCTGGTATTTTGGAAAAAAATATTTCTTCAAGTGGTTTTTGTACTGTTGCAGATAATGATAAATTTTTATCTTATAGAAAAGACAAGGGAACAGAAAAAAGAATAGCCACAGTAATCGAGTTGAAAAAATAA
- a CDS encoding 6-phosphogluconolactonase has protein sequence MKYIVCNSEQAVFNRVYDELEKFIEAGAVFSFSEKILGSQFEKRIVDEHINGKYNYNHVIFIGQKEFLNMDKEEDFGLYRLMRKNLYKPLEVDYKNIFSPEYQKEEDIYLYKEILKENPIDVAILFIDKAGYILNYNRVTEENSDVHIYELSSYEKNNLIEKYGFKLNSDKVVAMGYDNIMSARNIFLIAIGSDKKEYVANIFEENEDKSPISLLKNHKNLTIFVDKDAGYKSEEEVNKLIKEKQRKKKELVEQMKVEKYIAKEDE, from the coding sequence TTGAAATATATAGTATGTAATAGTGAGCAAGCTGTTTTTAATCGAGTTTATGACGAATTAGAAAAATTTATAGAAGCCGGTGCAGTTTTTTCTTTTTCTGAAAAAATATTGGGTAGTCAGTTTGAAAAAAGAATAGTAGATGAACATATTAACGGTAAATACAACTACAATCATGTTATTTTTATCGGTCAAAAAGAATTTCTTAATATGGACAAGGAAGAAGATTTTGGTCTGTATAGACTTATGAGAAAAAATCTTTACAAGCCTCTTGAAGTGGACTATAAAAATATATTTTCACCTGAATACCAAAAAGAAGAAGATATATATTTATACAAGGAGATACTCAAAGAAAATCCTATTGATGTAGCAATTTTATTTATAGACAAGGCAGGCTATATTTTAAATTATAACAGGGTAACAGAAGAAAATAGTGATGTGCATATTTACGAATTATCATCTTATGAAAAAAATAATTTAATAGAAAAATATGGTTTCAAGCTAAATAGTGATAAGGTAGTAGCTATGGGTTATGACAATATCATGTCAGCAAGAAATATATTTTTAATAGCCATAGGCAGTGATAAAAAAGAATATGTTGCTAATATCTTTGAAGAAAATGAAGATAAAAGCCCAATCTCTTTATTAAAAAATCACAAAAATTTAACTATCTTTGTGGATAAGGACGCGGGTTATAAGTCAGAAGAGGAAGTGAATAAGCTAATCAAAGAAAAACAACGCAAGAAAAAAGAATTAGTAGAACAAATGAAAGTAGAGAAGTACATAGCTAAGGAAGATGAATAA
- a CDS encoding EamA family transporter translates to MLNVSKLNSTWTISNRIFYSGFICYLFSTPKKIKKIFSPFANKKDVIKLINFAFLGLLICQGIYFLSIKYTNSSIATILQYLGPTMIMFYYCIAKKDCQF, encoded by the coding sequence TTGCTCAATGTTTCTAAACTTAATTCAACTTGGACAATAAGCAATCGCATATTTTATTCGGGCTTTATATGTTACTTATTCTCTACACCAAAGAAAATAAAGAAAATTTTTAGTCCCTTTGCCAACAAAAAAGATGTAATAAAATTAATAAATTTTGCTTTTTTAGGTCTGCTTATTTGTCAAGGAATTTATTTTTTATCAATAAAATATACTAACTCATCAATAGCCACTATCCTGCAATATTTAGGACCTACAATGATTATGTTCTATTATTGCATCGCTAAAAAAGATTGCCAGTTTTGA
- the rho gene encoding transcription termination factor Rho, which produces MDYKSFDDLYKTMTTKELTLLAKDLKVERYSTLNKKELVLAILEKQMEKDGNYYLTGALDDIHQEQGFGFLRTVNYNKGEVDIYISSSQIRRFELKKGDEVTGKVRKPKENERYYGLLQVDFINGVNAEEIKSRPHFQALTPIYPNQKIKLETTKEKLSTRFIDLVSPIGFGQRGLIVAPPKVGKTTLIKEIANAIRKNYPDKKLIILLIDERPEEVTDMEGSVQGAEVVSSTFDEKPENHVRVAELVIEHAKRRVELGQDVIILMDSITRLARAYNIVSPSSGKVLSGGVDPYSLHKPKSFFGAARNVEGGGSLTIIATALVDTGSRMDDLIFEEFKGTGNMELVLSPDLARKRIYPAIDFAKSSTRKEELLLTEDEIAVINQTRLKLADVSEPAIAVLNHLKKHDTNKEYVEEMLKFINK; this is translated from the coding sequence ATGGACTATAAAAGTTTTGATGACTTATACAAGACTATGACAACAAAAGAATTGACCCTACTTGCCAAAGATTTGAAAGTAGAACGTTATTCAACATTAAATAAAAAAGAGTTGGTGCTTGCCATATTAGAAAAACAAATGGAAAAAGACGGCAACTACTACTTAACAGGCGCTTTAGATGATATTCACCAGGAACAAGGTTTTGGATTTTTACGAACGGTAAATTACAATAAGGGCGAAGTTGATATTTATATTTCTTCATCACAGATTAGACGCTTTGAATTAAAAAAAGGCGATGAAGTTACTGGTAAAGTTCGTAAGCCCAAAGAAAATGAACGCTACTACGGTCTTCTTCAAGTTGATTTTATAAATGGTGTAAATGCTGAAGAAATAAAATCACGTCCCCATTTTCAAGCCCTTACTCCTATCTACCCCAATCAAAAAATAAAATTAGAAACAACAAAAGAAAAATTATCTACTAGATTTATAGACTTGGTAAGCCCTATTGGATTTGGACAACGTGGCTTAATAGTTGCACCACCAAAAGTTGGAAAAACCACATTAATAAAAGAAATTGCCAACGCAATTCGTAAAAATTATCCCGATAAAAAATTAATTATTTTACTTATTGATGAAAGACCTGAAGAAGTAACAGACATGGAAGGTTCTGTTCAAGGGGCTGAGGTTGTAAGTTCTACCTTTGATGAAAAACCAGAAAATCATGTCAGAGTTGCAGAATTAGTGATTGAACACGCCAAAAGACGAGTTGAACTTGGGCAAGATGTGATAATATTAATGGACAGTATAACAAGACTAGCAAGAGCCTATAACATAGTTTCGCCAAGCAGTGGCAAGGTACTTTCTGGAGGAGTTGACCCCTATAGCTTGCACAAACCAAAATCATTTTTTGGCGCAGCCCGTAATGTAGAAGGTGGCGGAAGTCTAACAATTATAGCGACGGCTTTAGTAGATACTGGTTCTCGTATGGACGATTTAATATTTGAAGAATTTAAGGGGACAGGAAATATGGAATTAGTCCTTTCTCCAGACTTGGCAAGAAAAAGAATTTATCCAGCCATTGATTTTGCAAAAAGTTCAACAAGAAAAGAAGAATTACTACTAACAGAAGATGAAATTGCAGTAATTAACCAAACAAGATTAAAACTAGCAGACGTTTCAGAACCAGCTATAGCAGTCCTTAATCATCTAAAAAAACATGATACTAATAAAGAATATGTTGAAGAAATGTTAAAATTTATTAATAAATAA